One region of Eupeodes corollae chromosome 1, idEupCoro1.1, whole genome shotgun sequence genomic DNA includes:
- the LOC129941501 gene encoding cytosolic Fe-S cluster assembly factor NUBP2 homolog, translating into MLDKVKHVILVLSGKGGVGKSTVSTQLALALKEHGLKVGLLDIDLCGPSVPYLLGLEGKEIYQCDEGWVPIYSSEDKMLSVMSIGFLLKNRNDAVIWRGPKKTMMIKQFLTDVKWDDLDYLIIDTPPGTSDEHITVMECMKEVKCDGAIIVTTPQQVALDDVRKEITFCKKTNINILGIIENMSGFICPHCTTCTNIFSSNGGVELAKFANVPHLGTLPIDPRVGVLSGTTLSVLTELPDSTTALTFKSIVASLTKTVEAQ; encoded by the exons ATGTTAGACAAAGTTAAGCACGTTATTCTTGTTCTCTCTGGAAAAGGTGGTGTAGGTAAATCTACTGTCAGCACACAACTGGCACTTGCTCTTAAAGAACATGGACTAAAG GTTGGTTTACTAGACATCGATTTATGTGGTCCCAGTGTTCCCTACCTCCTCGGTCTCGAAGGCAAAGAAATTTACCAGTGTGATGAAGGTTGGGTGCCAATTTATTCGAGTGAAGACAAAATGCTCTCAGTGATGTCAATTGGATTCCTTCTAAAAAATCGCAACGATGCTGTAATTTGGCGAGGTCCAAAGAAAACAATGATGATTAAACAATTCCTTACCGATGTCAAATGGGATGATTTGGATTATTTGATTATTGATACTCCACCAG GAACCTCTGATGAGCACATCACTGTGATGGAATGCATGAAAGAAGTCAAATGTGATGGCGCAATAATTGTTACCACACCTCAACAAGTTGCCTTGGACGATGTTCGAAAAGAAATCACATTCTGCAAAAAGACAAACATTAACATTCTTGgaataattgaaaatatgagCGG ATTCATTTGTCCTCATTGCACCACCTGTACGAATATATTTTCTTCCAACGGTGGCGTAGAGTTGGCTAAATTTGCCAATGTACCGCATTTGGGAACTTTGCCGATAGATCCGAGAGTTGGCGTTTTGAGTGGAACAACTTTGTCAGTCCTAACAGAATTACCTGACTCAACAACTGCCCTTACTTTCAAGAGCATCGTTGCTTCTTTGACAAAAACAGTTGAAGCACAGTAA
- the LOC129941500 gene encoding GPN-loop GTPase 2: protein MLSAPSNVKFLNPLYGQLIIGPPGSGKSTYCQHVYDFYKDLGRNVCVVNLDPANENMNYSPAIDVMKLITVEDVMDKLNLGPNGALMYCMEYLEENFDWFLGELKKSTCNYFLFDCPGQVELYTHHKSMTNIFGKLERLSYHLCVVNLIDSHYCSEPSKFVATLLMALSTMLQMGLPHVNVLSKADLFKKNETKLHFNLDFYTDVLDLKYLLEALDSSPITAKYAKLNAAIVEMVEDYSLVSFQPLDVKNTESLLRLKNLVDKANGYVYKAGEEKSINTLMACAVGAESESYRSSQDIDPYIGGCNVDFMI, encoded by the coding sequence atgttatccGCTCCAAGTAATGTTAAATTCCTGAATCCTCTCTACGGCCAACTTATAATTGGCCCACCAGGCTCTGGTAAATCAACATATTGTCAACATGTCTACGATTTCTACAAAGATCTCGGACGCAACGTTTGTGTGGTGAATCTGGATCCCGCAAATGAAAACATGAACTACTCGCCCGCAATCGATGTTATGAAACTAATCACAGTCGAAGATGTCATGGACAAACTCAATCTCGGTCCAAATGGAGCTCTAATGTACTGTATGGAATATTTGGAAGAGAACTTCGATTGGTTCCTGGGTGAACTTAAAAAGTCCACATGCAACTACTTCTTGTTCGACTGTCCCGGCCAAGTGGAGCTGTACACGCATCACAAATCAATGAccaacatttttggtaaactaGAACGCTTGAGCTATCATTTGTGTGTTGTCAACCTGATTGATTCACATTATTGCTCAGAACCAAGTAAATTCGTGGCGACCCTGTTGATGGCTCTGAGCACTATGCTCCAAATGGGCCTGCCTCATGTGAATGTCCTGAGCAAAGCcgatttgtttaagaaaaacgaAACGAAGCTACACTTCAACTTAGATTTCTACACAGACGTGTTGGATTTGAAGTATTTGCTTGAAGCTCTTGACTCTTCACCAATAACAGCAAAATATGCTAAGCTAAATGCGGCCATAGTTGAAATGGTAGAGGATTATAGTCTTGTGTCGTTCCAGCCTCTGGATGTTAAGAATACTGAAAGTTTATTGCGGTTGAAAAATTTGGTTGACAAAGCAAACGGATATGTGTACAAAGCAGGAGAAGAAAAATCCATCAATACACTTATGGCCTGTGCAGTTGGTGCTGAATCGGAGAGTTATAGGAGCTCTCAGGACATTGATCCGTATATTGGAGGATGCAATGTggattttatgatttaa